A genomic region of Ehrlichia japonica contains the following coding sequences:
- a CDS encoding ankyrin repeat domain-containing protein — MLNGNVQHYKDNGAVSGGVQQCSDNIVLLSKEENEQLSKLKTQGIPPIQVVNLNKLLADALADGDFKVFFRGLLSLLKSRKKAKVKRNCQFIIYQNGAGYCIVVDSVQSVRTLEARVSGGYLYVCDLGSLGLIFPGNSPEREEFLSLIFSSTFNQEKSVITKVALTYSSRNGVEYSPVDFNKGSLQYALEHRDLSAIRIICSSLSKFKKCSGELKKVAESALLKVIEQQESVTDDLLECINCLLDFKADDLDPEDDKSLQLQLEKFVYCIRNDRRLLNRICKASYENIIKVICHVELGKLDKTLDHNDSHLLKEYHEHILGRSYGPDSDSILSVLVQSDSVELLKILFEKYKLDANSVNSYGYTALHFAAAYNAKKCVRFLLSKSNVVLSSAKSGLTPLHLAAGSNSFSVLKLLVKHNADAVNQQDYMGRNIMHHAAMGGYVDNLLLCIDIGMDVNTQATTYNRNGEIDELRNSARSCTPLHFAIESGKLEVVSCLLSCKHIDLSIENSEGCTPITTVDHNGNNLIHQAVSVGSVGVLLKALQLGWQEVILEKNSEGKTPFDIAIASNDIACSAVLFPYLCNQFRYERNRLKKIFEVVDSHGNTFLHQAVAACKANLVKKILSYDLNIMSVNADGETPLDIAIRGSSVEMVELLIADDRQGLFSRKGSSYVMKLMNKNLLTKEIYKKIKRKSLRKERCCYVKLTISLMLTFVLITCVVVLYIIEFQDNLCNIFGTIAKAGYSNILIIGVAALILSIIWVSCGIIGRLWIKLIARNELLHMEVSNTCSSNTLGGVESVSSGSSEYKHINTYMNGEQTTSESSTECESEAQMFPSSLRSEKYKALKSKRLTSVSLLDVSNEMNLTSVSLR, encoded by the coding sequence ATGTTAAATGGTAATGTACAACATTATAAGGACAATGGTGCAGTATCAGGTGGGGTACAACAATGTTCTGATAATATTGTTTTATTATCCAAAGAAGAAAATGAACAATTAAGTAAGTTAAAAACTCAAGGCATCCCTCCTATTCAAGTTGTTAATCTAAACAAATTATTAGCAGATGCATTAGCAGATGGTGATTTTAAAGTTTTTTTCCGAGGACTTTTATCGCTTTTAAAATCTAGAAAAAAGGCAAAAGTTAAGCGGAATTGTCAATTTATTATATATCAAAATGGGGCAGGATATTGTATTGTTGTAGATAGTGTTCAATCAGTTCGTACTCTAGAAGCGCGAGTTTCAGGAGGTTATCTTTACGTATGTGATCTTGGTAGTTTAGGTTTGATATTTCCTGGTAATTCACCTGAAAGGGAAGAGTTTTTGAGCTTAATTTTTAGTAGTACTTTTAATCAAGAGAAAAGTGTAATAACTAAAGTTGCTCTCACATATTCTAGTAGAAACGGTGTAGAGTATTCTCCAGTAGACTTTAACAAAGGATCATTACAGTATGCATTAGAACATAGAGATTTATCAGCGATTAGAATTATATGTAGTTCTTTAAGTAAATTTAAAAAATGTAGTGGTGAATTAAAAAAAGTAGCTGAAAGTGCATTACTCAAAGTAATAGAGCAACAAGAAAGTGTTACTGATGATTTATTAGAATGTATTAATTGTCTACTAGATTTCAAAGCTGATGATTTGGATCCTGAAGATGATAAATCTCTACAACTACAATTAGAGAAGTTTGTTTATTGTATACGCAACGATAGAAGGTTATTAAATAGAATATGTAAAGCATCGTATGAAAACATAATAAAAGTTATATGTCATGTAGAGTTAGGGAAGTTAGACAAGACACTGGATCATAATGACTCTCATTTATTAAAGGAGTATCATGAGCATATTTTAGGTAGGAGTTATGGCCCTGATTCTGATAGCATTCTTTCTGTATTGGTACAGTCAGATAGTGTGGAGCTGTTAAAGATTTTATTTGAGAAATATAAATTAGATGCTAATTCTGTTAATTCGTATGGTTATACGGCACTACATTTTGCAGCTGCATATAATGCAAAAAAGTGTGTAAGATTTTTGTTGAGTAAATCAAATGTTGTTCTAAGTTCTGCGAAATCTGGATTAACACCATTGCATTTGGCTGCAGGAAGTAACTCATTTTCTGTGTTAAAATTGTTGGTTAAACATAATGCAGATGCTGTAAATCAGCAAGATTATATGGGTAGGAATATAATGCATCATGCAGCTATGGGCGGCTATGTAGATAATTTGCTATTATGTATAGATATTGGTATGGATGTTAATACTCAAGCAACTACATATAATCGTAATGGTGAAATTGATGAATTGAGAAATAGTGCTAGAAGTTGTACACCACTACATTTTGCGATTGAATCAGGAAAATTAGAAGTAGTGAGTTGTTTATTGTCATGTAAGCATATAGATTTATCAATTGAGAATAGTGAAGGTTGTACTCCAATTACTACTGTAGATCATAATGGTAATAACTTAATACATCAGGCTGTTTCGGTAGGTAGTGTGGGGGTATTACTAAAAGCGTTACAGTTAGGTTGGCAAGAAGTTATTTTAGAAAAGAATAGTGAAGGAAAAACACCTTTTGATATTGCTATTGCAAGCAATGACATTGCATGTTCTGCAGTATTATTCCCTTATTTGTGTAACCAGTTTAGATATGAACGTAACAGATTAAAGAAGATTTTTGAAGTAGTAGATAGTCATGGTAATACTTTCTTGCATCAAGCTGTGGCAGCATGTAAAGCTAATTTAGTAAAAAAGATACTATCTTATGATCTTAATATAATGAGTGTAAATGCAGATGGAGAGACACCATTAGATATTGCTATAAGAGGTAGTAGTGTAGAGATGGTAGAGCTTCTAATTGCAGATGATAGACAAGGTTTATTTTCTAGAAAGGGTAGTAGCTATGTGATGAAGTTGATGAATAAAAATTTATTAACTAAAGAAATTTATAAAAAGATTAAAAGGAAAAGTTTAAGGAAAGAAAGGTGTTGCTATGTTAAGTTAACTATATCATTAATGCTAACTTTTGTACTAATTACATGTGTTGTTGTGCTGTATATAATTGAGTTTCAGGATAATCTATGTAATATATTTGGTACAATTGCAAAAGCAGGATATAGCAATATACTTATTATTGGTGTTGCTGCTTTGATACTATCTATAATTTGGGTAAGTTGTGGCATAATTGGTAGATTATGGATTAAACTCATAGCACGTAATGAGCTCCTACATATGGAAGTTAGTAATACATGCTCTTCTAACACTTTAGGTGGTGTAGAGTCTGTTAGCAGTGGAAGCAGTGAGTATAAACATATAAACACATACATGAATGGAGAACAAACAACATCAGAATCATCAACTGAGTGTGAGAGCGAGGCACAAATGTTCCCGTCCAGCCTAAGATCAGAAAAATACAAAGCCCTAAAATCAAAAAGGTTAACTAGTGTTTCATTGTTGGATGTAAGCAATGAAATGAACCTTACCTCAGTTTCTCTTCGGTAA
- a CDS encoding disulfide bond formation protein B, producing MSIRKDYSVILFFIASIVALGIAYIAQYLFGMSPCKLCIYERIPYFITIGLFIIYLFKPSKVISFLMCLCYVCNICISGYHVALEHSLVADIIGCTDSIKSLNFDDLKNALLDVSMVISCNRPSIVFMGLSFAECNLIYCILCLILGVYLFVKQYVTKK from the coding sequence ATGAGTATAAGGAAGGATTATAGTGTAATTTTATTTTTTATAGCGAGTATTGTTGCGTTGGGTATAGCGTATATAGCTCAATATTTATTTGGTATGTCTCCTTGTAAGTTATGTATATATGAGCGTATACCGTATTTTATTACTATTGGATTGTTTATTATATATTTATTTAAACCATCCAAAGTGATTTCTTTTTTAATGTGCTTATGTTATGTGTGTAATATATGCATTTCAGGTTATCATGTTGCTCTTGAACATAGTTTAGTCGCAGATATTATAGGGTGTACAGATAGTATAAAATCTTTGAATTTTGATGATCTGAAAAATGCTTTGCTAGATGTAAGTATGGTAATATCTTGTAATCGCCCTAGTATTGTATTTATGGGATTATCTTTTGCAGAGTGCAATCTTATATATTGTATACTATGTTTAATATTAGGTGTTTATTTATTTGTGAAACAGTATGTTACAAAAAAATAA
- a CDS encoding phosphatidylglycerophosphatase — MLVSWLQILMRIIGKVLPTRLISTFLGTGYLPAWQNHWAAVLSLILGYILFYLIYGMFYVSYGLLITGAVIASFFLKVSLVLMIIAVISIFVFQSNNSTDSRSDIIVVQIALGQLLVVALSMPAILAIYNYLAIFYDKICKSIFMCPAWFNDFIHFLMFFLVPFVFFNVIDVIKPWPISRLQISYNNCFSIIAEGLVLVIYTLVVMYLVAFICFNLTIHDAVALNDYILTLMKFR; from the coding sequence ATGTTAGTTTCTTGGCTTCAAATTTTAATGAGAATTATAGGTAAAGTCTTACCTACTAGATTAATAAGTACTTTTTTAGGTACTGGATATTTACCAGCGTGGCAAAATCATTGGGCTGCAGTATTGTCTTTAATATTAGGTTATATATTATTTTACTTAATATATGGGATGTTCTATGTATCATATGGTCTATTAATAACAGGAGCTGTAATAGCATCATTTTTTTTAAAGGTGTCGTTAGTGCTTATGATAATAGCTGTGATATCGATCTTTGTATTTCAATCTAATAATTCTACTGATAGTAGAAGTGATATAATAGTAGTACAGATAGCATTAGGACAGCTTCTGGTTGTTGCATTATCTATGCCTGCAATACTTGCGATATATAACTATTTAGCAATATTTTATGACAAAATATGTAAAAGTATTTTTATGTGTCCTGCTTGGTTTAATGATTTTATACATTTTTTAATGTTCTTTTTAGTCCCTTTTGTATTTTTTAATGTTATTGATGTAATAAAACCTTGGCCTATTTCTAGGTTACAAATATCATATAATAATTGTTTTTCAATAATCGCTGAAGGATTGGTATTAGTTATTTACACATTAGTAGTTATGTATCTTGTGGCGTTTATATGTTTTAACTTGACTATTCACGATGCAGTAGCTCTTAATGATTACATTTTGACTCTAATGAAATTTAGGTAG
- a CDS encoding demethoxyubiquinone hydroxylase family protein has translation MLQKNNLLEQAIRVNHAGEYGAVCIYSGQELVLRKMSVGQKIVEMKKQEQKHFGYFDSLMKDKKIRPTGFLPVWHVMGVMLGITTALIGEDAAMACTVAVEDVISDHYRDQIAMLDDGELKDKVIQFRNEELEHHDTAMCYNSGNASNYRILSFFIKKACKAAICISKII, from the coding sequence ATGTTACAAAAAAATAATCTATTAGAACAGGCTATTCGAGTAAATCATGCTGGAGAATATGGGGCAGTATGTATATATTCTGGTCAGGAATTGGTTTTGCGTAAAATGTCTGTTGGTCAGAAAATTGTTGAAATGAAGAAACAAGAACAGAAACATTTTGGTTATTTTGATTCTTTAATGAAGGATAAAAAAATACGTCCTACGGGTTTTTTACCAGTATGGCATGTTATGGGAGTAATGTTAGGTATCACTACGGCTTTAATAGGTGAAGATGCAGCTATGGCTTGTACTGTTGCTGTAGAAGATGTAATAAGTGATCATTATCGAGATCAAATAGCAATGTTGGATGATGGTGAGTTAAAAGATAAGGTTATTCAGTTTCGTAATGAAGAACTGGAACATCATGATACTGCTATGTGTTATAATTCTGGGAATGCTAGTAACTATAGGATCTTATCTTTTTTTATAAAAAAGGCATGTAAGGCTGCTATTTGTATTTCTAAGATTATATAG
- a CDS encoding pilus assembly protein PilT: MLLFNQLIQSSIGYSSDYLYLTPNNPPAIRRYNNIEFLQTKSLPTQEIEEITKSILKTEEYDTYLAQGFFNTILNFNNSYQLHIHISHTTPSIKIIVDIIKNELIAAPEFEKELHRIISLYSKGLLLFTGNICNSNILSFILNHINNNQKKHVLIFSNDQVSIPKSNKALISIHNLSQAEPTFIKNQAADIVLFSNFNNVNLVRTAIMCINMGLLVIAFTDTISCLCALEGIIVLFPHRESILKILSTHLVAIITQVFINNAPSDNLYLYDIIECDTTIQKFIIEDNLSEIKNSGIIKKINQLIEKHQIHHHDIQSILKNLSDTNQLYTESDYNDLF; this comes from the coding sequence ATGTTACTTTTTAATCAATTAATACAATCCTCTATAGGATATTCTTCTGACTACTTATACTTAACCCCAAATAATCCACCAGCCATCAGAAGATACAACAACATAGAATTCCTTCAAACAAAAAGCTTACCTACACAAGAGATAGAAGAAATTACAAAATCAATATTAAAAACAGAAGAGTATGATACATACTTGGCACAAGGATTTTTTAATACAATACTTAATTTTAATAATTCTTATCAGCTACATATACATATTTCACATACTACTCCGTCTATAAAAATTATAGTTGATATTATAAAAAATGAACTCATAGCAGCCCCAGAATTTGAAAAAGAATTACATAGAATAATTAGTCTATACTCAAAAGGATTACTACTATTTACCGGAAACATATGTAATAGCAACATTCTATCATTTATATTGAATCATATTAATAATAATCAAAAAAAACATGTACTAATTTTCAGTAATGATCAAGTATCAATCCCAAAATCCAATAAAGCATTAATTAGTATACATAATTTATCACAAGCTGAACCTACATTTATTAAAAATCAAGCAGCCGATATTGTACTTTTTAGTAATTTTAATAATGTCAATTTAGTACGCACAGCCATTATGTGCATCAATATGGGATTATTAGTCATAGCATTTACTGACACAATTTCATGCTTATGTGCTTTAGAAGGAATTATAGTGTTATTCCCACATAGAGAATCTATTTTAAAGATATTATCAACACATTTAGTAGCTATAATAACACAGGTTTTTATAAATAATGCACCTTCTGATAACTTATATCTATATGACATTATAGAGTGTGACACTACAATACAAAAATTTATTATAGAAGATAATTTATCAGAAATTAAAAACTCAGGTATTATAAAAAAAATCAACCAGCTTATAGAAAAACATCAGATACATCACCATGATATACAGAGTATATTAAAGAACTTATCAGACACCAACCAATTATATACTGAGTCTGACTATAATGATCTTTTTTAA
- the rpmG gene encoding 50S ribosomal protein L33, with translation MAKKGSNLLVKLASSAKTGFFYVKKRNPKKLINKLSFRKYDPVAKKHVLFTEEKLR, from the coding sequence ATGGCTAAAAAAGGTTCTAATTTACTTGTAAAGTTAGCAAGCAGTGCAAAAACTGGTTTTTTTTACGTAAAGAAGCGCAATCCCAAGAAGTTAATTAATAAGCTCTCTTTCCGGAAATATGATCCTGTAGCAAAAAAACATGTATTATTTACCGAAGAGAAACTGAGGTAA
- the mnmA gene encoding tRNA 2-thiouridine(34) synthase MnmA, with protein MLNDFKIDPLVKNKPPSATTAVVAMSGGVDSSVAAALLHKLGYKVIGITLQLYNDNIGKGTCCGSRDTQDAKQVALSMGFPHYTLNYEKVFKEEVIEDFIDIYMQGKTPIPCIKCNQVVKFRDLLNTTKSLGADILVTGHYIRKVEQDDDIYVYSSKDTKKDQSYFLFATTIEQLKFLRFPLGNFHKDNIRKLAEYFNLSIANKPDSQNICFVTDTYKNTIAQLRPQTIKKGNIVDTNGNILGQHNGIVNFTVGQRRGIGLSSKEPLYVIKLNPNTNEVTVGPKSALLQNKLHIEKINWLAKDKIPCNGLNVKVKLRSSHSGSTAIIYPNDNNTATIILHNTYCTVTPGQACVIYDGDRMLGGGWIY; from the coding sequence ATGCTCAATGACTTCAAAATAGATCCACTGGTTAAAAACAAGCCACCTTCAGCAACAACTGCAGTTGTTGCTATGTCTGGTGGGGTTGACAGTTCAGTAGCAGCAGCACTACTCCACAAATTAGGGTATAAGGTTATTGGAATCACTCTACAACTATACAATGATAATATTGGGAAAGGTACATGTTGTGGTAGTCGAGACACGCAAGATGCAAAACAAGTGGCATTAAGTATGGGTTTCCCTCACTATACTCTTAACTACGAAAAAGTCTTTAAAGAAGAAGTCATAGAAGATTTTATAGATATATATATGCAAGGAAAAACTCCCATACCATGCATAAAATGTAACCAAGTTGTCAAATTTAGAGATTTACTTAACACAACAAAATCACTCGGAGCAGATATTCTAGTTACCGGCCACTATATTAGAAAAGTAGAGCAAGATGATGATATATACGTATACTCAAGTAAAGATACAAAAAAAGATCAAAGTTATTTTCTATTTGCAACTACAATAGAACAGTTAAAATTCCTTAGATTTCCACTAGGAAATTTTCATAAGGATAACATAAGAAAACTAGCAGAATATTTTAACTTATCAATAGCCAATAAACCAGACAGCCAAAATATATGTTTTGTTACAGACACATACAAAAACACAATTGCACAACTAAGACCACAAACTATAAAAAAAGGTAATATTGTAGATACTAATGGGAACATATTAGGCCAACATAACGGCATAGTAAATTTTACTGTTGGACAAAGAAGAGGTATTGGATTATCTTCTAAAGAGCCATTATACGTCATAAAATTAAACCCAAATACTAATGAAGTCACAGTAGGCCCTAAGTCTGCACTACTACAGAACAAGCTACATATAGAAAAGATAAATTGGCTAGCTAAAGATAAAATTCCATGTAATGGGCTAAACGTTAAAGTAAAATTAAGATCATCTCACTCAGGTAGTACAGCTATAATCTACCCAAACGATAACAATACAGCAACTATAATATTACACAACACATATTGTACGGTAACTCCCGGACAAGCATGCGTTATTTATGATGGAGATAGAATGTTAGGAGGAGGATGGATATATTAA